Proteins co-encoded in one Halococcoides cellulosivorans genomic window:
- a CDS encoding helicase-related protein, translating to MSQSLNLQECGAMINYDLPWNPMRVEQRIGRIDRIGQRFDEITILNYSYEDTVETDIYDRLDDRINLFESVVGEMQPVLSGVSDQIRAATLETDAESSSEAVEAADREFSEQVEDQDQTDRVDVGESLDSVDTLLEEDVVDEAKLDAWASFRHPDLVDVGDDEYAYPEPFHVAGVEAILVGNETLSDAGVTFVPATDIDTSAATDGSGFEFDGATYRLEWDALDEQTGQNGGTLAEAIAPADGTVAVTFDSECADEFPSIQYLAPGNPLLDRLVRTLRSASDEPLRLPKVDAFRSESISVPLVCGWSRTTTLARVTPQGAVGDVDDISAIQRWRDEFLGNQLE from the coding sequence TTGAGTCAGAGTCTGAACCTCCAGGAGTGTGGGGCGATGATCAACTACGACCTCCCCTGGAACCCGATGCGCGTCGAACAGCGGATCGGCCGGATCGACCGCATTGGCCAACGGTTCGACGAGATCACGATCCTCAACTACAGCTACGAGGACACCGTCGAGACTGACATCTACGACCGGCTGGACGATCGGATCAACCTCTTCGAGAGCGTCGTCGGGGAGATGCAACCCGTGCTATCGGGCGTGAGCGATCAGATTCGAGCCGCGACCTTGGAAACCGACGCCGAGTCGAGTTCCGAGGCCGTCGAAGCCGCCGATCGGGAGTTCTCCGAGCAGGTCGAAGACCAGGACCAGACCGATCGGGTGGACGTCGGCGAGTCACTGGACTCCGTGGACACGCTCCTCGAGGAAGATGTCGTCGACGAAGCGAAACTCGACGCCTGGGCGTCGTTCCGCCACCCCGATCTCGTCGACGTCGGGGACGACGAGTACGCGTATCCCGAGCCCTTCCACGTCGCGGGTGTCGAGGCGATCCTGGTCGGCAACGAGACGCTCTCGGACGCCGGCGTCACGTTCGTCCCGGCCACCGACATCGACACCAGCGCTGCGACAGACGGGTCCGGCTTCGAGTTCGATGGCGCGACGTATCGCCTCGAGTGGGACGCCCTCGACGAACAGACAGGACAGAACGGTGGGACACTCGCGGAGGCGATCGCGCCGGCGGACGGCACGGTCGCCGTCACGTTCGACAGCGAGTGTGCCGACGAGTTTCCGTCGATCCAGTATCTCGCTCCCGGGAATCCCCTGCTCGATCGACTAGTTCGGACGCTTCGCTCTGCGAGCGACGAGCCTCTGCGCTTGCCGAAGGTGGACGCGTTCCGATCGGAGTCGATCAGTGTCCCACTCGTCTGTGGCTGGAGTCGGACCACGACACTCGCACGTGTTACGCCTCAGGGAGCGGTGGGCGATGTGGACGACATTTCGGCCATCCAGCGGTGGCGTGACGAATTCCTCGGCAACCAGCTGGAATGA